Proteins from one Coffea arabica cultivar ET-39 chromosome 8c, Coffea Arabica ET-39 HiFi, whole genome shotgun sequence genomic window:
- the LOC113705577 gene encoding topless-related protein 1-like, translating to MSLSKDLLFLIRQFCHEEKLQKTAHMLEQETGFFFDMNYLEELVINGKWDEAETYISGFTAVEDNQYSVKMYFEIRKQKFFEALDKDDVALAVDILLKDLKIFAPSNAELYKEMTLLLTMDDFRNHHSLSSYGDAISARRQIMDEIRLLVEANPHFHRKLESPQIENSRLRRLINQSLNWQHIQCTYPQSEPQIQTLFFDHKCSGEPKGQNPLPSQALSASLTTLSGKSIVCPSESRISVGTHSLGHHTNPVTMEGVKGSGNASQISRSTLLHKMVPQRSIPMQRQPLKFRLPTDFPNTVERCMDMNSSPSSMDFHPAKDSTLLVGNCIGDVEVWDISSEVKLFGNAFMIWNREAISMLLLNDLDKDPHMSVNCVLWSPDGSVFGVAYSKNIVQLYSYHVNANYAEKQLEIDAHVGAVNDLAFSLPYHQLLVITCGDDMSIKVWDTKSGSKHYTFEGHSAPVYSICPHVKEDIHLLLSTSTNGEIKAWLFENMGLRVAYDAPGNSCMRMAYSADGKRLFSCGTNKDGESFMVEWNETEGYITRFYHGLSKPSAGVVQFSTSRNQFLVAGDEHLIKVWDMDNAQVLNVVDADGGLPETPYVCFNKQGSLLATFADENKIKILANDVGCQLLQKSKFKSFDSTGYLSESLQKLGIGPSPTSPGVTVQDKSVPMEAKMKPQVPLELSKALNNQKCSKILQVSFCKSLRLPSEVKTNKICRLAYTNACNGILALAADGIHLLWRWLENEFNFFQATTNHAPQSLQPRKAFLMINDLADNNFESISPCFALSKNDSYLLSASGKMVSLFNTMTFKRMRSCLRSPPAASCMAFYPPDNNIAAIGMDDSTIVIYNLRRNEAINKLNGHSKRITGLAFSTTLKVLVSSGVDTQIIVWDFNTWEKKQSTSLQISNGWSPSKTSETAVQFHQDQKHFLAVHETQLAIYETTSLRRVNQWMIGDFCARISYATLSCDDQLVYVVMRDGIVMILAASDLSPRFELDPSVYLPPTLSSCVHPTVVAAHPQKPNQFALGLTDGGVVVIDPPEPKRTWTSFS from the exons ATGTCCCTCAGTAAAGACCTTCTCTTTTTGATCCGACAGTTTTGTCATGAAGAAAAACTCCAGAAAACTGCTCACAT GCTGGAGCAGGAGACTGGTTTTTTCTTTGATATGAATTATCTAGAAGAGCTGGTGATAAATGGTAAATGGGATGAAGCAGAGACATATATATCAGGTTTCACTGCTGTCGAAGATAACCAGTATTCAGTAAAGATGTATTTTGAAATTAGAAAGCAGAAGTTCTTTGAGGCGCTGGATAA GGATGACGTAGCCCTGGCTGTAGACATCCTCTTGAAAGATCTGAAAATCTTCGCCCCATCAAATGCAGAGTTGTACAAGGAAATGACTTTGCTGCTGACGATGGATGACTTCAG GAACCATCACTCCCTTTCCTCATATGGGGATGCCATCTCTGCTAGAAGGCAAATAATGGATGAAATTAGACTTCTTGTTGAAGCAAATCCTCATTTTCACAGAAAGCTAGAGAGTCCCCAAATTGAGAATTCAAGACTTCGCCGCCTAATCAACCAGAG CTTGAACTGGCAGCATATACAATGTACGTATCCTCAGTCAGAACCTCAAATTCAAACCCTCTTTTTTGACCATAAGTGTTCTGGTGAACCCAAGGGGCAAAACCCATTG CCCTCTCAAGCGCTGTCAGCATCATTAACAACATTATCTGGAAAGTCCATTGTTTGCCCGTCTGAATCTAGAATATCTGTGGGAACTCACAGCCTTGGACATCATACAAACCCAG TGACAATGGAAGGTGTTAAAGGTTCTGGTAATGCATCCCAAATAAGTCGCAGCACGTTGCTACATAAG ATGGTGCCACAGAGAAGTATTCCCATGCAAAGGCAACCTTTAAAATTTAGGCTTCCTACTGACTTCCCCAATACTGTTGAGCGTTGCATGGACATGAATTCCTCCCCAAGCAGCATGGACTTTCATCCTGCTAAAGATTCTACTCTATTAG TTGGAAATTGTATTGGGGATGTGGAAGTGTGGGATATCTCTTCTGAAGTAAAGTTGTTTGGAAATGCGTTTATGATTTGGAACAGAGAGGCCATCTCAATGTTGTTACTG AATGATCTAGATAAAGATCCACATATGTCAGTTAATTGTGTATTATGGAGCCCAGATGGATCAGTCTTTG GTGTTGCGTACTCGAAAAACATCGTGCAGTTGTATTCCTATCATGTTAATGCTAATTACGCTGAGAAACAACTGGAG ATTGATGCTCATGTGGGTGCTGTAAATGATCTCGCATTCTCTTTGCCTTATCATCAACTTCTTGTCATAACCTGTGGGGATGACATGTCCA TCAAGGTATGGGATACTAAGAGTGGATCCAAACACTATACATTTGAAGGCCATAGTGCTCCGGTTTACTCAATATGCCCCCATGTCAAAGAGGATATCCAT CTCCTACTTTCCACATCAACAAATGGTGAGATTAAAGCATGGTTATTTGAAAATATGGGATTAAGAGTAGCATATGATGCACCTGGTAATTCTTGCATGAGAATGGCTTATAGTGCTGATGGTAAAAG GCTCTTTTCATGTGGGACAAATAAGGATGGAGAATCATTCATGGTAGAATGGAACGAGACTGAAGGTTATATAACTAGGTTCTACCATGGACTCAGCAAACCTTCGGCCGGTGTAGTCCAATTCAGCACAAGCAGAAACCAGTTTTTGGTGGCAGGTGATGAACACCTAATCAAAGTTTGGGACATGGACAATGCTCAAGTTTTAAACGTTGTCGATGCAGATGGAGGGTTACCA GAAACCCCTTATGTTTGCTTCAACAAGCAAGGCAGTCTTCTGGCCACTTTTGCTGACGAAAATAAGATCAAAATCTTGGCAAATGATGTTGGCTGTCAATTGCTCcagaaatcaaagtttaaatCTTTTGATTCTACTGGGTATCTATCTGAATCATTGCAAAAG CTTGGCATTGGGCCCAGTCCAACTTCTCCAGGAGTTACAGTTCAGGATAAAAGCGTCCCAATG GAAGCAAAAATGAAACCTCAAGTACCTTTGGAGCTGAGTAAGGCCCTGAACAATCAAAAATGTTCAAAAATTCTTCAAGTTTCATTCTGCAAATCCTTGAGGCTTCCTTCTGAAGTCAAGACAAACAAG ATATGCAGGTTAGCATATACAAATGCATGTAATGGAATATTGGCATTAGCAGCAGATGGCATTCATCTTCTCTGGAGatggttggaaaatgaatttaacTTCTTCCAG GCAACCACAAATCAtgcccctcaatcattgcaaccaagGAAAGCATTCCTAATGATCAATGACCTTGCTGACAATAACTTTGAATCGATATCACCCTGCTTTGCATTATCCAAGAATGACTCTTATCTCCTATCAGCATCAGGAAAAATGGTGTCTTTGTTCAACACAATGACATTTAAG AGAATGAGAAGTTGCCTGCGGTCTCCACCTGCAGCTTCCTGTATGGCTTTCTATCCACCAGATAACAACATAGCAGCTATCGGCATGGATGATTCAACCATAGTGATCTACAATTTGCGTCGGAATGAG GCCATAAACAAGCTTAATGGACACTCTAAAAGGATTACTGGGTTAGCCTTCTCCACTACATTGAAAGTACTGGTCTCTTCTGGAGTAGATACCCAG ATCATTGTATGGGATTTTAATACATGGGAGAAAAAACAAAGCACATCACTGCAGATTTCTAATGGGTGGTCGCCATCAAAAACTTCAGAGACTGCTGTCCAATTTCACCAGGATCAAAAACACTTTCTTGCTGTCCATGAGACACAACTTGCAATCTACGAAACAACAAGTCTGAGACGTGTGAACCAG TGGATGATTGGCGATTTTTGTGCACGGATTTCATATGCAACACTGTCATGTGATGACCAGCTTGTATATGTGGTCATGAGAGATGGAATTGTTATGATACTGGCAGCTTCCGATCTCAGTCCAAGATTTGAGCTTGATCCCTCTGTTTACCTTCCACCTACGCTCAG TAGTTGTGTGCATCCAACTGTTGTTGCCGCTCATCCACAAAAGCCAAACCAATTTGCACTGGGACTAACAGATGGTGGAGTTGTCGTCATTGACCCTCCTGAACCTAAAAGGACATGGACTTCATTCAGTTGA
- the LOC113707291 gene encoding uncharacterized protein, with amino-acid sequence MERIRRASHAGSWYTDNPTQLAGELDGWLKAAGLTKSSDVRGVIAPHAGYSYSGRAAAFAFGNIDPEKISRVFLLGPSHHYYTPRCALSRATVYKTPVGDLPIDLEVIEELKATGKFEMMDLRVDEAEHSMEMHLPYLAKVFEGYSVKIVPILVGALSAENEAIYGQLLAKYVDDPSNFFSVSSDFCHWGSRFNYMHYDKKHGAIYRSIEALDRMGMDIIETGDPDAFKEYLLETDNTICGRHPISVFLHMAKNCSTKIKIKFLRYEQSSQCKSTRDSSVSYASAAARVDA; translated from the exons ATGGAGAGAATCAGGAGAGCATCGCATGCTGGTTCTTGGTACACCGATAATC CAACACAGTTAGCTGGGGAGCTTGATGGGTGGCTCAAAGCAGCTGGATTGACGAAGTCTTCTGATGTACGAGGTGTGATTGCACC TCATGCAGGTTATTCATATTCTGGTCGCGCAGCAGCCTTTGCATTTGGTAACATTGACCCTGAGAAAAT TTCTCGCGTGTTTCTTCTTGGTCCATCTCACCACTATTATACTCCAAGATGTGCTCTTTCAAGGGCCACTGTTTACAAAACACCAGTAGGTGACTTACCCATTGATCTTGAAG TCATTGAAGAGCTGAAAGCTACTGGGAAATTTGAAATGATGGATCTTCGAGTTGATGAAGCAGAGCACAGCATGGAAATGCACCTGCCATATCTTGCTAAAGTATTTGAAGG GTACTCAGTCAAGATTGTGCCCATTTTGGTTGGTGCTCTTagtgctgaaaatgaagctatTTATGGACAGTTGCTAGCAAAATATGTAGATGATCCTAGTAATTTCTTCTCTGTGTCTTCAGATTTTTGCCATTGGGGTTCACG GTTCAACTACATGCATTATGACAAGAAACATGGAGCAATATACAGGTCTATTGAAGCATTGGATAGAATGGGCATGGATATCATAGAAACAGGAGACCCAGATGCATTTAAAGAGTATCTGTTGGAGACTGACAACACAATATGCGGGCGGCATCCAATTAGTGTTTTTCTCCAT ATGGCGAAGAACTGCTCAACAAAGATAAAGATCAAATTTCTTCGTTATGAACAATCGAGTCAGTGCAAATCGACGAGAGACAGCAGTGTAAGTTATGCATCTGCTGCAGCAAGAGTAGATGCCTGA
- the LOC140013746 gene encoding uncharacterized protein, which translates to MSCSKLWIRDDRKRITEISLPQQFQQASNSPASASIIRTLPAEQCSYALNNKVTRPVPSPTFKDKGNVLGNIGCNQADSRSQFSCSDFTEHFRCASKPGIRISQSPNNSGELPYTESGKKLKDQISSFSSYEKGSTSNSVTQDTCVATDITHNAGLSALLPTNQVYELPHNPSAKTRRSAGRSHSSAKQVKAIKNKKKKKQRFIYLCSCAIFGIQLFNAHVHTVFNFLILSANGFAFVILVGFFHGGCGFSANISICDGLIIFASVTKHLTPQPGAGGFDTPISGLKRSPVIEDFHMDRCKLIHIVSGSIIYSYTLSLKSVDIGISHFVQLLDLSV; encoded by the exons ATGAGCTGCTCTAAGCTATGGATAAGGGATGATCGTAAAAGGATAACCGAAATc TCCTTGCCACAGCAATTTCAACAGGCTTCTAACTCGCCAGCTTCTGCATCTATTATACGTACCCTTCCTGCTGAACAATGTTCCTATG CTTTGAATAATAAAGTTACCAGACCCGTTCCTTCTCCAACCTTCAAAGACAAGGGAAACGTTCTTGGAAATATTGGTTGTAATCAAG CTGATTCACGCAGTCAGTTCTCATGCTCTGATTTTACAGAACACTTCAGAT GTGCTTCAAAACCTGGTATCCGAATTTCTCAGTCTCCAAACAATAGTGGTGAACTACCTTATACTGAGTCGGGTAAAAAATTGAAGGACCAGATTTCTTCATTCTCAAGCTATGAGAAAG GGTCTACTTCTAACTCTGTGACACAAGATACATGTGTAGCCACTGATATCACACACAATGCAG GTTTGTCAGCTCTGCTGCCAACAAACCAGGTGTATGAACTTCCTCATAATCCCTCTGCTAAAACAAGAAGAAGTGCAG GCAGAAGTCATTCATCAGCAAAACAAGTGAAAGCTAttaagaacaaaaagaaaaaaaagcagaG GTTTATCTATTTATGTTCATGTGCAATATTTGGTATTCAGCTCTTTAATGCCCATGTGCATACTGTGTTCAACTTTCTTATCTTAAGTGCCAATGGATTTGCTTTTGTTATCTTG GTGGGATTCTTTCATGGAGGTTGTGGATTTTCAGCAAATATATCTATATGTGATG gTCTTATTATTTTTGCAAGTGTCACGAAGCATCTTACGCCTCAGCCAGGAGCTGGTGGTTTTGATACTCCCATTTCTGGATTGAAAAGAAGTCCAGTGATAGAG GATTTCCACATGGATCGTTGTAAATTAATTCACATTGTTTCCGGTTCTATTATCTACTCTTATACATTATCATTGAAGTCTGTTGATATAGGAATATCACACTTTGTGCAGCTTCTAGATCTTTCTGTTTGA